The Bacillota bacterium DNA segment CCGTCCCGCCTCAGGGCCACCCGGTATGGGTGCAGGACGGCGGTCATGACCCCTTCCTGAACGGCGGGATCGGTCTCCATGATCGACCGGGCCTCCGCTTCCGTTCCGGCCTCGAAGATGACGATGCCGAACGGCGAGTCCTCGAGCGTCCGGCCGGCCACGATCAGCCTGCCCGCGGCCAGCAGGGATTGCAGGCGGGCGAAGTGCCGTTCTACGGCCGCGTCCTCCTCCGCCGTCGGAGTGATCGCCAGCCCGGCGCGGACGGGCCGGAGGACGTAGATCCACTGGTTCACCCGTTCACCCCCCAATACCGCTCATGACAGCTCGGC contains these protein-coding regions:
- a CDS encoding YciI family protein, translated to MNQWIYVLRPVRAGLAITPTAEEDAAVERHFARLQSLLAAGRLIVAGRTLEDSPFGIVIFEAGTEAEARSIMETDPAVQEGVMTAVLHPYRVALRRDG